The Dreissena polymorpha isolate Duluth1 chromosome 10, UMN_Dpol_1.0, whole genome shotgun sequence genome includes a region encoding these proteins:
- the LOC127848463 gene encoding mucin-4-like isoform X4 has translation MNLICPISLLLLPFTYGRVCTDDQPSVAICETGSVRGAVVSLDMTFIGSYNASDCVCQMKANTSGFSINVTAGGSVFGECGSRLEILFSDKSLQMNCGPSVVQSSIGDWANITVSNLGRPSAVHAQYCLTFFSDKPGTDLVLSCSAPSTPGQSSTPTTTPPPQSNTTSVQPQSTSNQASNNSLTLSQTTNSSVFHNSTTTTSTNTTTIDTTTIFTTSHTNSTGGNNANITTMIPLSQNATITNTTSTTTVFPLSITTQAQPTAFTLTSDPPLTSLTLPPSTTAEKTQEALANSTVYPPSNMTANNTLPITSQLPETGVSTSTTTVPTVSLTTSTSSNSSTSSQASTTSLSSPTTLNGSSPLAIATTVLMTLTTPNASGVDRNATNSFTTMTSSVTIPTVTYSNVTGTENRTNTTTTFTTITSRVTSPTVTHSNVTGTATGKNTTIASTTMTPRVITTTATISNVTGSENATNTTKASTTVTPRLTTSTMTNSNVTGSANGTKTTTSLLTSITTTTVIKHVTTSPVVSSEKSTSFENKSTSSIKPNGTTTHLGESTISSTVSMSTTSNENSTSNTTITTRVTSSNTTLIETTTTVFPNASTEPHNTTHGTNNTVLPTSTQVPFNPTETNNTVIPNTTPDTLNTTTTTRLNTVLPNTTIDPLNTTTTTNNTESRNTTADPSNTTPEHNATVNTTPYSNDNRTIDNSTDNVGKSTEGGPTTKKPVSTDGFWVPPVQKYDDEPQETNIVVIIVPLVGVIALIVITVFTYIMCKRTRKASRRTLTQGGKTKGRHDQNGNVEGTKYTGTPPSDQLKPASTLDKFTVLSNGGTETTKVVTEDETRPRDYGNHVITSGDTKGARLDLASHFDSAEARNDSERKLLSTYEPTERERDLLASLELTAIALENDPEDPNRYFTKSDPGDWYRVIMKGKTPKKDRGKRSRKYEISKRRNARHKSRDNSSEKQKSRRHKSESEPGSSDSSGKPRLRSKSSDLNNERSSESKHIDREYKSNAKRRPENHINDGNTNYKSGEFAKASVIESQSVKVIESKPRIIESQPRVIESKPNGVENKAKVIESKPRVIESMPSQLSHGKELVPELQRTRTGMSQVSSEKEPGNISTGNSIRDLVNEVNLPEDSGKSAGYPKKNAENVLSSTQPSPSRTRSNLFNRTGGLTQSMPVKESNKRPEIVPPLNLTNTGDRFEIDDDGFEGFVLNN, from the exons ATGAACTTAATATGCCCAATCAGCCTGCTTCTCTTGCCAT TTACCTATGGACGAGTATGCACGGATGACCAACCGTCAGTCGCCATATGCGAGACAGGAAGTGTACGCGGGGCGGTTGTAAGCCTCGACATGACATTCATCGGCAGTTATAACGCGTCAGACTGCGTATGTCAGATGAAGGCAAATACTTCCGGTTTCTCGATAAACGTCACAGCCGGTGGATCAGTGTTTGGGGAGTGCGGCTCCCGGCTTGAGATTTTGTTTAGCGATAAGAGCTTGCAGATGAACTGCGGGCCTTCCGTGGTTCAGTCCAGCATAGGGGACTGGGCCAACATCACAGTCTCGAACTTGGGTCGCCCCTCCGCTGTGCATGCGCAGTACTGCTTGACATTTTTCTCCG ATAAGCCAGGCACCGACTTGGTCCTATCTTGTTCAGCACCCAGTACCCCCGGGCAATCATCTACACCAACTACCACCCCACCACCTCAGAGCAACACAACCTCTGTTCAGCCACAATCAACCAGCAACCAAGCGTCAAACAATTCACTAACACTGTCCCAAACCACAAATAGCTCAGTATTTCACAATTCCACCACTACAACTTCTACTAATACCACCACCATAGATACCACTACAATATTCACTACGTCCCACACGAACAGCACCGGCGGAAACAATGCAAATATCACTACAATGATCCCTTTATCACAAAACGCCACCATCACCAACACAACTAGTACCACCACAGTGTTCCCTCTATCTATCACAACACAAGCACAGCCTACCGCATTCACATTGACGTCAGACCCACCACTGACGTCACTCACATTACCACCTTCCACAACTGCAGAGAAAACACAAGAAGCTCTTGCCAACTCAACAGTTTATCCACCATCTAACATGACCGCAAATAACACTCTGCCAATCACATCCCAGCTACCAGAGACTGGCGTCTCAACCTCTACTACGACTGTTCCCACCGTATCATTAACGACGTCAACTTCTAGTAACTCGTCGACATCTTCACAAGCTTCAACTACTTCCCTCAGTTCTCCAACTACATTGAACGGTTCTTCCCCATTAGCGATAGCAACAACAGTTCTAATGACTCTGACAACACCCAATGCTTCTGGCGTTGACAGGAACGCAACTAATTCTTTTACAACGATGACATCAAGCGTTACTATCCCGACGGTGACTTATTCAAACGTCACGGGTACTGAaaatagaacaaatacgactacAACCTTTACAACTATTACGTCACGTGTCACTTCGCCGACGGTGACGCATTCAAACGTCACGGGTACTGCAACTGGGAAAAACACAACTATCGCTTCTACAACGATGACACCACGCGTTATTACAACGACGGCGACGATTTCAAACGTCACCGGTAGTGAAAATGCAACAAACACGACTAAGGCTTCTACAACGGTGACGCCACGCCTCACAACTTCGACCATGACGAATTCAAACGTCACGGGTAGTGCGAATGGGACAAAAACAACCACATCCTTATTGACATCAATTACAACAACGACTGTTATAAAACACGTTACGACGTCTCCTGTAGTTTCTTCTGAAAAGTCTAcctcatttgaaaataaatcaacgtCGAGTATTAAACCTAATGGAACGACCACACATCTGGGCGAAAGCACAATAAGTTCAACTGTGTCTATGTCAACTACTTCAAATGAAAATTCGACGTCGAACACTACTATCACGACTCGCGTGACGTCATCAAATACTACATTGATTGAAACAACTACAACCGTGTTTCCAAATGCATCTACTGAACCACATAATACAACACATGGTACAAATAACACGGTGTTACCGACTTCAACACAAGTCCCTTTCAACCCTACAGAAACAAATAACACGGTGATCCCAAACACAACACCAGACACGTTAaacactacaacaacaactagaCTTAATACAGTTCTCCCAAACACAACCATTGACCCGTTAAACACAACAACAACCACGAATAACACAGAGTCTCGAAATACAACAGCTGACCCATCAAACACAACACCGGAACACAACGCTACAGTAAATACTACACCCTACAGTAATGACAATAGGACTATCGACAACAGCACCGATAATGTAGGAAAAAGTACGGAGGGAGGTCCCACCACTAAGAAGCCCGTTTCTACCGATGGATTTTGGGTACCGCCAGTTCAGAAATATGACGACGAGCCTCAGGAGACCAATATTG TTGTGATCATCGTGCCGCTAGTGGGAGTCATAGCGTTGATAGTCATAACGGTGTTTACCTACATCATGTGCAAACG GACACGCAAAGCTTCCCGACGCACACTTACACAAGGCGGCAAGACAAAGGGGCGCCATGACCAGAACGGGAACGTCGAGGGCACGAAATACACCGGAACGCCCCCAAGCGACCAGCTGAAACCAGCCTCTACTCTGGACAAGTTTACCGTTCTGTCAAACGGGGGGACGGAGACGACAAAGGTCGTGACGGAAGATGAAACCCGTCCACGTGACTATGGCAATCACGTGATTACAAGTGGGGATACCAAAGGAGCGCGACTCGACTTAGCGTCTCACTTTGACTCCGCCGAAGCGAGAAACGACAGTGAACGGAAGTTGCTTAGCACGTATGAACCGACAGAAAGGGAAAGGGACCTGCTAGCAAGTCTTGAGCTGACGGCTATAGCGCTAGAAAATGACCCTGAGGACCCTAATCGATACTTTACGAAGTCAGATCCGGGGGATTGGTATCGAGTGATCATGAAAGGAAAGACTCCAAAAAAGGACCGTGGAAAGCGTTCAAGAAAATACGAAATTTCCAAACGAAGAAATGCTCGACATAAATCACGTGATAACTCTAGTGAAAAGCAAAAAAGCAGACGACATAAGTCTGAATCAGAACCTGGATCCAGTGATTCGTCCGGAAAGCCTAGACTCAGGTCAAAATCTAGTGATTTAAATAACGAGAGATCAAGTGAAAGCAAACATATTGACAGAGAATATAAATCTAACGCTAAGAGACGGCCAGAAAACCATATAAACGATGGGAATACAAATTACAAATCAGGGGAATTTGCAAAAGCGTCAGTTATTGAAAGCCAGTCAGTAAAGGTAATAGAAAGTAAACCGAGAATAATAGAAAGTCAACCAAGGGTAATAGAAAGTAAACCAAATGGTGTTGAAAACAAAGCGAAAGTTATTGAAAGCAAACCCAGAGTGATCGAAAGTATGCCCAGTCAATTAAGTCACGGCAAAGAATTGGTTCCCGAACTACAGAGGACTCGAACAG
- the LOC127848467 gene encoding synaptic vesicle glycoprotein 2C-like isoform X2, producing METHPLLLQNPKGDHNDVDPVSYEEAWKTIGYGKFHVLLLALCGWAVSSDAIEVLSVSFMLPSAQCDLHLSSTDKGWLNSIIFVGMMVGGYFWGSLADRVGRRAVLMGSLTVNGLGGLVSSTSQVFWLFLIMRFISGIGVGGSIPVIFSYYTEFLPKFRRGTMISALATFWMMGNIIASGLAWLVIPHPELGYYSSGFKYNSWRIFIAICTFPSLSSAFLFMFMPESPKFFLTKHDEARALDSLRTVHRMNHGNKAFLIKRLILTTEREEVESEDKRNLRCMENMKSIVHQTQKLFGRSLRRTTIIMLIINFTLSFGYYGLWMWFPEIFSRVEKYGGSPCSHAEVNTTGTNTTTGCNPIPENWVFFEGFMTALSNLPGNLFTIVMMDRIGRKPLLAISMVISGGTVFLLPVVKTKLQNLLISCMFGAVTTVGWNAIDVLQAELFPTAVRSTAFGVQSGIGRIAAILGNMVFGSLVDIHCAIPMIMVASLLCLGGLSAIRLPNTTGKDIH from the exons ATGGAGACACACCCACTTTTATTACAAAATCCAAAAG GTGATCACAATGATGTGGACCCTGTTTCGTATGAAGAAGCCTGGAAGACTATCG GCTATGGAAAGTTCCATGTGTTACTTCTGGCACTATGTGGCTGGGCAGTGTCCAGTGATGCCATAGAGGTGCTCTCTGTGTCCTTCATGTTGCCTAGCGCTCAATGTGACCTTCATCTCTCTTCAACAGACAAGGGATGGCTCAATTCTATCATATTTGTTG GTATGATGGTGGGCGGCTACTTCTGGGGCTCTTTAGCTGACAGGGTCGGGCGCAGGGCAGTGCTCATGGGCTCGCTGACAGTCAACGGGCTCGGTGGGCTGGTGTCTAGCACGTCTCAGGTGTTTTGGCTCTTCCTCATCATGAGGTTTATCAGTGGCATTGG TGTTGGAGGCAGCATACCCGTGATATTCTCCTACTACACAGAGTTTTTACCAAAATTTCGACGAGGGACAATGATAAGTGCCCTTGCAACCTTTTGGATGATGGGAAACATCATAGCTTCAG GCTTAGCTTGGCTGGTGATCCCGCACCCAGAGCTGGGTTATTATTCCTCTGGCTTCAAGTACAACAGCTGGAGAATCTTCATAGCGATCTGCACCTTCCCCAGCCTCTCCTCCGCCTTCTTGTTTATGTTCATGCCTGAAAGCCCCAAGTTCTTTCTCACG AAACATGATGAAGCTAGAGCTCTAGACAGTCTGAGAACAGTCCACAGAATGAATCATGGAAATAAAGCATTCCTG ATCAAGCGCCTTATTTTGACCACTGAGAGGGAGGAAGTGGAGTCGGAGGATAAAAGGAACCTCAGGTGTATGGAGAACATGAAATCT ATTGTTCATCAGACACAGAAGCTGTTTGGGCGCTCCCTGCGGCGGACCACTATCATCATGCTCATCATCAACTTTACGCTGAGTTTCGG GTACTATGGTCTCTGGATGTGGTTCCCAGAAATATTCTCCCGGGTTGAAAAATATGGTGGTTCCCCGTGCAGTCATGCGGAGGTCAACACGACGGGAACCAATACTACGACAGGGTGTAACCCCATACCGGAGAACTGGGTGTTCTTTGAAGGCTTTATGACAGCCCTGTCAAACCTGCCAGGAAATCTGTTCACTATAGTTATGATGGATCGGATAGGAAGAAAACCCTTACTAG CCATAAGCATGGTTATCTCAGGTGGGACTGTATTCTTGTTACCTGTTGTAAAGACGAAGCTTCAGAACCTCTTGATCTCGTGTATGTTTGGTGCCGTGACCACCGTGGGCTGGAATGCTATCGATGTGCTACAGGCGGAGCTCTTCCCTACAGCTGTCAG GTCAACAGCCTTTGGTGTTCAGTCAGGTATAGGGCGCATAGCAGCCATCCTTGGCAACATGGTGTTTGGCAGCCTGGTAGACATTCACTGCGCCATACCCATGATCATGGTGGCTTCACTACTTTGCCTCGGGGGACTGAGTGCCATACGCCTGCCAAACACAACGGGCAAGGACATTCACTAG
- the LOC127848467 gene encoding synaptic vesicle glycoprotein 2C-like isoform X1 yields MKIKMNNRDHWEPVMESRFLEIDETDQLLQNNEGDHNDVDPVSYEEAWKTIGYGKFHVLLLALCGWAVSSDAIEVLSVSFMLPSAQCDLHLSSTDKGWLNSIIFVGMMVGGYFWGSLADRVGRRAVLMGSLTVNGLGGLVSSTSQVFWLFLIMRFISGIGVGGSIPVIFSYYTEFLPKFRRGTMISALATFWMMGNIIASGLAWLVIPHPELGYYSSGFKYNSWRIFIAICTFPSLSSAFLFMFMPESPKFFLTKHDEARALDSLRTVHRMNHGNKAFLIKRLILTTEREEVESEDKRNLRCMENMKSIVHQTQKLFGRSLRRTTIIMLIINFTLSFGYYGLWMWFPEIFSRVEKYGGSPCSHAEVNTTGTNTTTGCNPIPENWVFFEGFMTALSNLPGNLFTIVMMDRIGRKPLLAISMVISGGTVFLLPVVKTKLQNLLISCMFGAVTTVGWNAIDVLQAELFPTAVRSTAFGVQSGIGRIAAILGNMVFGSLVDIHCAIPMIMVASLLCLGGLSAIRLPNTTGKDIH; encoded by the exons GTGATCACAATGATGTGGACCCTGTTTCGTATGAAGAAGCCTGGAAGACTATCG GCTATGGAAAGTTCCATGTGTTACTTCTGGCACTATGTGGCTGGGCAGTGTCCAGTGATGCCATAGAGGTGCTCTCTGTGTCCTTCATGTTGCCTAGCGCTCAATGTGACCTTCATCTCTCTTCAACAGACAAGGGATGGCTCAATTCTATCATATTTGTTG GTATGATGGTGGGCGGCTACTTCTGGGGCTCTTTAGCTGACAGGGTCGGGCGCAGGGCAGTGCTCATGGGCTCGCTGACAGTCAACGGGCTCGGTGGGCTGGTGTCTAGCACGTCTCAGGTGTTTTGGCTCTTCCTCATCATGAGGTTTATCAGTGGCATTGG TGTTGGAGGCAGCATACCCGTGATATTCTCCTACTACACAGAGTTTTTACCAAAATTTCGACGAGGGACAATGATAAGTGCCCTTGCAACCTTTTGGATGATGGGAAACATCATAGCTTCAG GCTTAGCTTGGCTGGTGATCCCGCACCCAGAGCTGGGTTATTATTCCTCTGGCTTCAAGTACAACAGCTGGAGAATCTTCATAGCGATCTGCACCTTCCCCAGCCTCTCCTCCGCCTTCTTGTTTATGTTCATGCCTGAAAGCCCCAAGTTCTTTCTCACG AAACATGATGAAGCTAGAGCTCTAGACAGTCTGAGAACAGTCCACAGAATGAATCATGGAAATAAAGCATTCCTG ATCAAGCGCCTTATTTTGACCACTGAGAGGGAGGAAGTGGAGTCGGAGGATAAAAGGAACCTCAGGTGTATGGAGAACATGAAATCT ATTGTTCATCAGACACAGAAGCTGTTTGGGCGCTCCCTGCGGCGGACCACTATCATCATGCTCATCATCAACTTTACGCTGAGTTTCGG GTACTATGGTCTCTGGATGTGGTTCCCAGAAATATTCTCCCGGGTTGAAAAATATGGTGGTTCCCCGTGCAGTCATGCGGAGGTCAACACGACGGGAACCAATACTACGACAGGGTGTAACCCCATACCGGAGAACTGGGTGTTCTTTGAAGGCTTTATGACAGCCCTGTCAAACCTGCCAGGAAATCTGTTCACTATAGTTATGATGGATCGGATAGGAAGAAAACCCTTACTAG CCATAAGCATGGTTATCTCAGGTGGGACTGTATTCTTGTTACCTGTTGTAAAGACGAAGCTTCAGAACCTCTTGATCTCGTGTATGTTTGGTGCCGTGACCACCGTGGGCTGGAATGCTATCGATGTGCTACAGGCGGAGCTCTTCCCTACAGCTGTCAG GTCAACAGCCTTTGGTGTTCAGTCAGGTATAGGGCGCATAGCAGCCATCCTTGGCAACATGGTGTTTGGCAGCCTGGTAGACATTCACTGCGCCATACCCATGATCATGGTGGCTTCACTACTTTGCCTCGGGGGACTGAGTGCCATACGCCTGCCAAACACAACGGGCAAGGACATTCACTAG